The Triticum aestivum cultivar Chinese Spring chromosome 3A, IWGSC CS RefSeq v2.1, whole genome shotgun sequence genome includes a region encoding these proteins:
- the LOC123060415 gene encoding polynucleotide 5'-hydroxyl-kinase NOL9 isoform X2, producing the protein MKHRRRSKQQKLDSVPPPASPAARAPRPMPSPSASPKSPALATPPPEQAPEVVVPEDWAMATDVISSDLSSPVVLVCGPSNSGKSTFTRLLLNKLLPSYGRVGYLDTDVGQPEFSPPGCLSLHIVDEAITDMQNPVLREAERCCFYGDISSKGDPESYLNSLFLLYNYFVEKYRCPGGEVLPLIVNTPGWVKGTGFDMLVEMLRYICPTIVVPIRTRMQRKNLPDGMFWLTGGETEPKVITIDAASRDSLSKSSLKRKDGGGMRERRLVEYFKQCFSSDISLATNKELAYALASLPPYEVSFSDVTVMHLHCEVPRTEIWHSLNATIVGLANSCDTPATAHAIPWCVGLVYKPAQVLSEASMCKGACYMLSLLLLLNIFKA; encoded by the exons ATGAAGCACCGCCGGCGGTCGAAGCAGCAGAAGCTCGACTCCGTGCCTCCCCCTGCGTCCCCGGCCGCCCGCGCTCCACGCCCCATGCCAAGCCCGAGCGCCAGCCCCAAAAGCCCCGCCCTCGCCACTCCTCCGCCGGAGCAGGCGCCGGAAGTGGTAGTCCCCGAGGACTGGGCCATGGCCACCGACGTCATCTCCTCCGACCTCTCGTCTCCGGTTGTCCTCGTGTGCGGCCCCTCCAACAGCGGCAAGTCGACCTTCACCCGCCTCCTCCTCAACAAGCTGCTCCCCAG CTATGGGAGGGTCGGGTATCTGGACACCGACGTGGGGCAGCCGGAGTTCTCGCCGCCGGGGTGTCTCTCTCTGCACATCGTCGATGAAGCTATCACAG ATATGCAGAACCCGGTTCTGCGGGAGGCAGAAAG GTGCTGCTTCTACGGCGATATATCTTCAAAAGGGGATCCAGAATCATATCTGAACTCTTTATTTCTCTTGTATAACTACTTCGTTGAAAAATATCGTTGTCCTGGGGGTGAAGTGCTTCCTTTGATTGTCAACACTCCTGGATGGGTGAAAG GTACTGGTTTTGATATGCTTGTAGAGATGCTAAGGTATATCTGTCCCACAATTGTTGTTCCGATACGCACCAGAATGCAGAGAAAGAATCTCCCTGATGGAATGTTTTGGTTAACCGGTGGGGAAACAGAACCTAAAGTGATTACAATTGATGCTGCAAGTCGTGATTCCTTGTCAAAATC ATCGTTAAAGCGGAAAGATGGGGGTGGAATGCGTGAACGGCGGCTTGTGGAGTACTTTAAACAATGTTTTTCAAGTGACATATCACTAGCAACAAACAAAGAGCTTGCTTATGCCCTAGCGTCTCTGCCACCCTATGAAGTATCATTTTCAGATGTTACAGTTATGCATCTTCATTGCGAG GTACCCCGTACTGAGATATGGCATAGTCTGAATGCAACCATAGTTGGCTTGGCAAATAGTTGTGACACACCTGCGACAGCCCATGCAATTCCTTGGTGTGTTGGGCttg TATATAAACCTGCCCAGGTATTGTCAGAGGCGTCGATGTGCAAAGGGGCCTGTTATATGTTATCACTCCTGTTGCTGTTGAACATCTTCAAAGCGTAG
- the LOC543404 gene encoding 17.5 kDa class II heat shock protein: MAGMVFGLDAPMMAALQHLLDIPDGEAGAAAGEKQGPTRAYVRDARAMAATPADVKELPGAYAFVVDMPGLGSGDIKVQVEDERVLVISGERRREEKEDAKYLRMERRMGKLMRKFVLPENADMEKISAACRDGVLTVTVDKLPPPEPKKPKTIQVQVA, encoded by the coding sequence ATGGCGGGCATGGTGTTCGGCTTGGATGCCCCGATGATGGCCGCCCTGCAGCACCTGCTGGACATCCCGGACGGCGaggccggagccgccgccggcgaGAAGCAGGGCCCGACGCGCGCCTACGTCCGCGACGCGCGCGCCATGGCGGCCACCCCCGCCGACGTGAAGGAGCTGCCGGGCGCGTACGCGTTCGTGGTGGACATGCCGGGGCTCGGGTCCGGCGACATCAAGGTGCAGGTGGAGGACGAGCGGGTGCTGGTGAtcagcggcgagcggcggagggaggagaaggaggacgCCAAGTACCTGCGGATGGAGCGCCGCATGGGCAAGCTGATGCGCAAGTTCGTGCTGCCGGAGAACGCCGACATGGAGAAGATCTCCGCCGCGTGCCGCGACGGCGTGCTCACCGTGACCGTCGACAAGCTGCCGCCGCCCGAgcccaagaagcccaagaccaTCCAGGTCCAGGTCGCCTGA
- the LOC123060415 gene encoding polynucleotide 5'-hydroxyl-kinase NOL9 isoform X1, translating into MKHRRRSKQQKLDSVPPPASPAARAPRPMPSPSASPKSPALATPPPEQAPEVVVPEDWAMATDVISSDLSSPVVLVCGPSNSGKSTFTRLLLNKLLPSYGRVGYLDTDVGQPEFSPPGCLSLHIVDEAITDMQNPVLREAERCCFYGDISSKGDPESYLNSLFLLYNYFVEKYRCPGGEVLPLIVNTPGWVKGTGFDMLVEMLRYICPTIVVPIRTRMQRKNLPDGMFWLTGGETEPKVITIDAASRDSLSKSSLKRKDGGGMRERRLVEYFKQCFSSDISLATNKELAYALASLPPYEVSFSDVTVMHLHCEVPRTEIWHSLNATIVGLANSCDTPATAHAIPWCVGLGIVRGVDVQRGLLYVITPVAVEHLQSVDLLLQGLIEIPRSVLQVKGCESPYMSTNVRDKITGKDLYASNLNSPLSRQDDGDSDSDADTM; encoded by the exons ATGAAGCACCGCCGGCGGTCGAAGCAGCAGAAGCTCGACTCCGTGCCTCCCCCTGCGTCCCCGGCCGCCCGCGCTCCACGCCCCATGCCAAGCCCGAGCGCCAGCCCCAAAAGCCCCGCCCTCGCCACTCCTCCGCCGGAGCAGGCGCCGGAAGTGGTAGTCCCCGAGGACTGGGCCATGGCCACCGACGTCATCTCCTCCGACCTCTCGTCTCCGGTTGTCCTCGTGTGCGGCCCCTCCAACAGCGGCAAGTCGACCTTCACCCGCCTCCTCCTCAACAAGCTGCTCCCCAG CTATGGGAGGGTCGGGTATCTGGACACCGACGTGGGGCAGCCGGAGTTCTCGCCGCCGGGGTGTCTCTCTCTGCACATCGTCGATGAAGCTATCACAG ATATGCAGAACCCGGTTCTGCGGGAGGCAGAAAG GTGCTGCTTCTACGGCGATATATCTTCAAAAGGGGATCCAGAATCATATCTGAACTCTTTATTTCTCTTGTATAACTACTTCGTTGAAAAATATCGTTGTCCTGGGGGTGAAGTGCTTCCTTTGATTGTCAACACTCCTGGATGGGTGAAAG GTACTGGTTTTGATATGCTTGTAGAGATGCTAAGGTATATCTGTCCCACAATTGTTGTTCCGATACGCACCAGAATGCAGAGAAAGAATCTCCCTGATGGAATGTTTTGGTTAACCGGTGGGGAAACAGAACCTAAAGTGATTACAATTGATGCTGCAAGTCGTGATTCCTTGTCAAAATC ATCGTTAAAGCGGAAAGATGGGGGTGGAATGCGTGAACGGCGGCTTGTGGAGTACTTTAAACAATGTTTTTCAAGTGACATATCACTAGCAACAAACAAAGAGCTTGCTTATGCCCTAGCGTCTCTGCCACCCTATGAAGTATCATTTTCAGATGTTACAGTTATGCATCTTCATTGCGAG GTACCCCGTACTGAGATATGGCATAGTCTGAATGCAACCATAGTTGGCTTGGCAAATAGTTGTGACACACCTGCGACAGCCCATGCAATTCCTTGGTGTGTTGGGCttg GTATTGTCAGAGGCGTCGATGTGCAAAGGGGCCTGTTATATGTTATCACTCCTGTTGCTGTTGAACATCTTCAAAGCGTAGATTTGCTGCTGCAGGGTCTCATTGAGATTCCGAGATCTGTTCTACAG GTCAAGGGATGCGAGTCGCCGTACATGTCCACCAATGTGCGGGACAAGATAACGGGGAAGGATCTGTACGCGAGTAATCTCAACAGCCCACTGTCCAGACAGGATGACGGCGATTCCGATTCGGATGCAGATACTATGTAA